In one window of Kosmotoga arenicorallina S304 DNA:
- the asnS gene encoding asparagine--tRNA ligase yields the protein MDWVYISQLSKHIGEDIEIRGWLRRKRSSGKIHFLFLRDGTGFVQGIVEKSSVSEEVFRTAKKLKMESSIIVKGTVKSEERAPGGVELLVKEIEVVSIPEYEFPINKPDHGIDFLMDNRHLWLRTQRQFHILKVRHEIIKAIRDFYNEREFVLVDTPIFTGSIGESAGNLFELDYFDYGKAYLAQTGQLYLEAACMALGKVYNLGPTFRAEKSKTRRHLIEFWMNEAEVAYYKHEDNIKLQEELVSYVVRKVLENAHEHLGALKRDMKKLEKIVPPFPRITYTEAIELLQKKGFNVSWGDDIGGDEETAIAEEFDRPVVVEKYPRKMKAFYMQPDPENPDVVLCDDMLAPEGYGEIIGASERIWQKEVLVKRIKEFGLDLDSYDWYLDLREYGTVPHSGFGMGVERVVSWICGLEHVREAIPFARTLYRIHP from the coding sequence ATGGACTGGGTTTACATATCACAATTGAGCAAACACATTGGTGAAGATATTGAAATAAGAGGCTGGCTACGTCGAAAGAGATCCAGCGGAAAGATTCATTTTCTCTTTTTAAGAGATGGCACTGGATTTGTCCAGGGCATAGTGGAAAAATCATCTGTTTCGGAGGAAGTTTTCAGAACGGCAAAAAAACTGAAAATGGAGTCAAGCATCATAGTAAAAGGTACTGTAAAGAGCGAAGAGCGGGCTCCAGGAGGGGTTGAACTTCTGGTTAAGGAAATTGAAGTGGTATCCATTCCTGAATACGAATTCCCCATTAACAAGCCAGACCATGGCATTGACTTCCTTATGGATAACAGGCATCTCTGGCTGCGCACCCAAAGGCAATTTCACATCCTGAAAGTAAGGCATGAGATAATAAAAGCCATAAGGGATTTCTACAACGAAAGGGAATTTGTGCTCGTAGATACACCAATTTTTACGGGTTCAATCGGAGAAAGTGCAGGTAATCTTTTTGAGCTCGATTACTTCGATTATGGAAAAGCTTACCTTGCCCAGACAGGTCAGCTTTATCTCGAAGCAGCTTGTATGGCTCTGGGAAAGGTTTACAACCTTGGGCCGACCTTCCGGGCCGAAAAATCCAAAACGAGAAGACATCTTATAGAATTCTGGATGAACGAAGCGGAAGTAGCTTATTATAAGCATGAAGACAACATAAAATTGCAGGAAGAACTTGTTTCTTATGTGGTAAGGAAGGTTCTAGAAAATGCCCATGAACATCTCGGTGCCTTGAAAAGGGATATGAAAAAACTCGAAAAGATAGTCCCTCCATTTCCGCGGATCACATACACGGAAGCGATTGAGCTTTTACAGAAAAAAGGCTTCAACGTATCGTGGGGTGATGATATAGGCGGAGATGAAGAGACTGCGATCGCTGAAGAATTCGACAGGCCAGTGGTTGTCGAGAAATATCCCAGAAAGATGAAGGCCTTTTATATGCAGCCTGATCCGGAAAACCCGGATGTTGTGCTGTGTGATGATATGCTCGCCCCGGAAGGCTACGGGGAGATAATCGGCGCTTCTGAGAGAATCTGGCAGAAGGAAGTATTGGTAAAGAGAATTAAGGAATTCGGACTTGATCTGGATTCATACGACTGGTATCTCGACCTCAGGGAATACGGGACAGTTCCGCATAGCGGTTTTGGTATGGGAGTTGAACGTGTTGTCTCCTGGATATGCGGGCTTGAACATGTAAGGGAAGCTATTCCTTTTGCGAGAACTCTTTACAGGATACATCCTTAG
- the der gene encoding ribosome biogenesis GTPase Der, whose protein sequence is MSTVLIVGRPNVGKSTLFNRLVGGKKAIVDDLPGVTRDFVFGRVEWQQKSFEIVDTCGLFDNPKDIVEEKMRDLTLDIIDDGDLILWVVDGKQGLTAADYELADFLRRYRERIILVANKVENEANYEINVKPELYSLGFGEPIPISADHGLNIDILLEEIIKTLQAHGHYIDFGLEPEETSIRVAIVGKPNAGKSSLFNAIVGSQRSLVTDLPGTTRDTVDETLLIDDTPITFVDTAGIRKKSRVKVKNVEYYSVMRAIDAIERSDIIVLVIDATQGISNQDQRIAGLAEKNGKGIIVVFNKTDLIDDRKINGLLKAFEFELYFVDYSPIIFTSAITGKGIDELIDKIFLVSEKIDYHIPTGLLNNLIGRFVSSTPPVGTKVKKAKIYYATQINKRPPLILLNVNDPRLFNQSYLRGLKRTIRENIDPLEGTPIFIKLRRKK, encoded by the coding sequence GTGTCAACGGTTCTTATTGTTGGACGCCCCAACGTGGGCAAATCAACACTGTTTAATCGATTGGTTGGTGGAAAAAAAGCAATAGTCGACGATCTCCCGGGGGTAACCCGGGATTTCGTCTTTGGGCGAGTTGAGTGGCAACAGAAAAGCTTTGAGATTGTTGATACATGCGGCCTTTTTGACAACCCGAAAGACATTGTTGAAGAAAAAATGAGAGATTTAACACTGGACATAATCGACGATGGTGACCTAATTCTCTGGGTAGTTGATGGCAAACAGGGCCTAACAGCTGCAGATTATGAGCTTGCGGATTTTTTGAGAAGGTACAGGGAAAGAATTATTCTCGTTGCAAACAAAGTAGAAAATGAGGCTAATTATGAGATAAATGTCAAACCAGAACTTTATAGCCTTGGTTTCGGAGAACCAATACCAATTTCCGCAGATCATGGATTAAACATCGACATCCTTTTAGAAGAAATCATAAAAACACTTCAGGCTCATGGTCATTATATAGACTTTGGTTTAGAGCCCGAGGAAACAAGCATCAGAGTAGCGATAGTAGGAAAACCAAACGCCGGAAAATCTTCACTCTTCAATGCAATTGTTGGCAGCCAGAGGAGTCTGGTAACGGATCTTCCAGGCACCACAAGAGATACGGTTGACGAAACACTCTTGATTGATGATACACCGATAACCTTTGTAGATACTGCCGGTATAAGGAAAAAATCCAGAGTAAAGGTAAAAAATGTTGAATATTACAGTGTCATGAGGGCGATAGATGCCATTGAAAGATCCGACATTATCGTCCTTGTTATTGACGCTACACAGGGAATAAGCAATCAAGATCAACGAATCGCAGGGCTTGCAGAGAAAAACGGAAAAGGCATTATCGTTGTTTTCAACAAAACCGACCTGATAGACGACAGGAAAATAAATGGCTTATTAAAAGCTTTTGAGTTCGAACTCTATTTTGTGGATTACAGCCCTATAATTTTTACGTCCGCTATTACAGGCAAAGGAATAGATGAATTGATAGATAAGATATTTCTTGTCAGTGAAAAGATTGACTATCATATTCCTACAGGCCTATTGAATAATCTCATTGGCCGTTTTGTTAGTTCCACCCCTCCGGTGGGAACAAAGGTGAAAAAGGCAAAGATTTATTACGCGACCCAGATTAACAAACGCCCACCGCTGATTTTACTTAACGTCAACGATCCAAGGCTTTTCAACCAATCTTACTTGAGAGGCTTGAAAAGAACCATAAGGGAGAATATCGACCCCCTTGAAGGAACACCGATATTCATAAAATTGAGGCGAAAAAAATGA
- the ispH gene encoding 4-hydroxy-3-methylbut-2-enyl diphosphate reductase produces the protein MKVYVAASTGFCYGVNRAVSICERLLKNGIDVYTNGELVHNEEVVGNLKKMGLKILEGEKPVIDNEFDSSTFAVRAHGISPEIERDLRKSFRRVVDLTCPIVYNVFRLAEGLEKKGYLIVVYGKKGHAEVDALCGRLNNYLLVEPSYDLNEVFSEILKKRCDKVAIISQTTMNHKDFMEFSSQIEQSLDAKIDVFDTICSVTVKREEEARRLAEVCDAVIVVGGKKSSNTRKLAQIVQDFGKSAFHVREPDELPELSNFEKIGLISGTSTPYVQIQRILDYIETKYEGEVIHNG, from the coding sequence ATGAAAGTTTATGTGGCTGCTTCCACAGGATTTTGTTATGGAGTTAATAGAGCTGTATCCATTTGCGAACGACTCTTGAAAAACGGTATTGACGTATATACAAATGGTGAGCTCGTGCACAATGAAGAAGTGGTTGGCAATTTGAAAAAAATGGGCTTAAAAATTCTGGAAGGCGAAAAGCCCGTTATTGATAATGAATTTGACTCTTCAACCTTCGCAGTCAGAGCTCATGGAATATCACCTGAAATTGAAAGGGATTTAAGAAAGAGCTTCAGGAGAGTTGTAGACCTCACCTGTCCCATAGTGTACAATGTATTTAGGTTGGCTGAAGGGCTGGAGAAAAAGGGATATCTTATTGTCGTTTACGGAAAGAAGGGGCATGCCGAAGTTGATGCTTTGTGTGGCAGGCTTAATAATTATTTGCTTGTTGAGCCAAGTTATGATCTAAACGAAGTCTTTTCAGAAATCCTAAAAAAAAGATGCGATAAGGTAGCAATAATTTCTCAAACGACTATGAACCATAAGGATTTCATGGAATTTTCGAGCCAGATTGAGCAGTCTTTAGATGCGAAAATAGATGTCTTTGACACTATCTGCAGCGTAACCGTTAAGCGTGAAGAAGAGGCGAGAAGGCTTGCAGAAGTTTGTGATGCTGTAATCGTTGTTGGTGGCAAAAAGAGCTCGAATACGCGAAAATTGGCTCAGATTGTCCAGGATTTTGGGAAATCAGCTTTTCACGTTCGTGAACCCGATGAATTGCCTGAGTTATCAAATTTTGAAAAAATTGGCCTTATCAGCGGTACATCTACACCTTATGTGCAAATCCAGAGAATTCTGGATTACATAGAAACCAAATACGAAGGGGAGGTTATCCATAATGGATGA
- the cmk gene encoding (d)CMP kinase: MKIAIDGPAGSGKSTIAKLLAEKLGFEYIDTGAMYRALAWKMLRSGYSCELKEDIEKVIKNSAFSLKESKLLLDGAPVGEEIRTSKISLLASRIATIPEIRAFLTGEQRKLAENRDVVMEGRDIGTVVLPDAEYKFYITASPRERARRRYKQLKEMGINADYDAILREISYRDENDSSREIAPLKPADDAIVIDTTGMNLSEVIRLILKRMKLQ; the protein is encoded by the coding sequence ATGAAAATAGCAATAGATGGACCTGCAGGATCAGGAAAGTCGACGATAGCAAAACTCCTCGCTGAAAAATTGGGATTTGAGTATATAGACACGGGTGCTATGTACAGGGCTCTGGCCTGGAAGATGTTACGCTCCGGCTACTCTTGTGAGTTAAAAGAAGATATCGAAAAAGTCATTAAGAACAGCGCATTTTCTTTAAAAGAATCCAAACTACTCTTAGATGGTGCTCCAGTCGGAGAGGAAATAAGAACATCCAAGATATCCCTGCTCGCTTCGAGGATTGCAACAATCCCGGAAATCAGAGCCTTTCTTACAGGTGAACAAAGAAAACTCGCTGAAAACAGGGATGTTGTAATGGAAGGAAGGGATATAGGAACCGTTGTTTTGCCGGATGCAGAGTATAAATTCTATATCACGGCTTCGCCCAGGGAACGCGCAAGGCGAAGATATAAACAACTCAAAGAGATGGGGATTAATGCTGATTATGATGCTATTCTCAGAGAGATATCATATAGAGATGAGAATGATTCTTCACGGGAAATAGCACCTTTAAAGCCAGCTGATGATGCTATTGTAATTGATACTACCGGAATGAACTTGAGCGAAGTGATAAGATTGATCTTAAAAAGGATGAAGCTTCAATGA
- a CDS encoding S1 RNA-binding domain-containing protein translates to MDDVKRNNEENLSMDEIFESMDDFSMRRGSTKEAEVYSIQPDGLLVLFDGKLDGFVPESELVHPLGKYGIGDKIKVTILKVNEEEGRSTASEIRVYRKEALKEVESKFRKNEPVKGRIISKVSSGYEVKLLNVVDAFLPGSHSGLKLDDEIPEETLDFKVINFRRSKRGAPRIVVSLKELKDLRIKSFLDSIKEGYVVTGVVESLKKFGAFVKLTNDVTGLIPASEVSWDSSVRIEKVLKPGDKVEAKVIGIDKENQKISLSLKQLRKDPWQDIEERFPVGSVHKGKVKSIVPFGFFVAIEDGIEGLVHISEVFWGNARKKLQEVVKVGDEVLVKVKEINKEKRTLSLSYREALGDPWDNIESKYPVGKVVEGKVAKLLPTGVIVELEEYVSGFVPLSEISWNFVDKVEDVVKEGDTVSALIVSVDRENRRMRLSLKKATEDPWKKVSEDLSVGDYVSGEIVRTIKSGAIVLVDGYEIEAFLPVSQVSDKKVENIDETVEVGQKHQFKIIRLVYDPENDTRNMVVSIRQYLKDLEKKEAEEAMKELSSDDNPTLSLGDKIKEQLKNSENAPSE, encoded by the coding sequence ATGGATGATGTAAAGAGAAACAACGAGGAAAACCTCAGTATGGACGAAATTTTTGAGAGTATGGACGACTTTTCGATGAGGAGGGGTAGTACCAAGGAAGCTGAAGTTTATTCGATCCAGCCAGACGGTTTGCTTGTTCTTTTTGACGGTAAACTTGACGGTTTTGTTCCAGAGTCGGAACTTGTTCATCCTCTTGGTAAATACGGAATTGGAGATAAGATAAAAGTAACCATACTGAAAGTCAATGAAGAGGAAGGAAGAAGCACCGCGTCTGAAATCAGGGTGTATAGAAAGGAAGCGCTTAAAGAAGTCGAAAGCAAGTTCAGGAAGAATGAACCGGTAAAAGGTAGAATAATTTCGAAGGTTAGCAGCGGTTACGAGGTAAAGCTTCTAAATGTGGTGGATGCCTTTTTACCCGGTTCCCATTCAGGGCTAAAGCTTGACGATGAAATTCCTGAAGAGACTCTTGATTTCAAAGTGATTAATTTCAGGAGATCAAAAAGAGGCGCACCCAGAATTGTTGTTTCACTGAAAGAACTAAAAGATTTGAGGATAAAATCTTTCCTTGATAGCATTAAAGAGGGATACGTCGTAACAGGTGTGGTCGAGTCATTGAAGAAATTTGGCGCTTTTGTAAAGCTAACAAATGATGTAACAGGTCTTATTCCTGCATCGGAGGTATCCTGGGATTCTTCCGTAAGAATAGAGAAAGTTTTAAAGCCCGGCGACAAAGTCGAAGCTAAAGTTATAGGCATAGACAAAGAAAATCAAAAGATATCTCTAAGCCTTAAACAATTGCGGAAAGACCCATGGCAGGATATAGAAGAGCGGTTCCCTGTCGGGTCGGTGCACAAAGGGAAAGTGAAATCCATAGTTCCATTCGGCTTCTTTGTAGCGATTGAGGATGGTATTGAAGGATTGGTACATATTTCAGAAGTTTTCTGGGGAAATGCAAGGAAAAAGCTCCAGGAAGTTGTCAAAGTTGGTGACGAAGTGCTCGTTAAAGTAAAGGAAATAAATAAAGAGAAGAGAACACTTTCACTCAGTTATCGTGAGGCCCTTGGCGATCCATGGGATAACATAGAATCCAAATACCCGGTCGGTAAAGTCGTAGAAGGAAAAGTCGCCAAGCTCTTGCCTACAGGAGTAATTGTTGAGCTTGAGGAATATGTTTCCGGATTTGTGCCACTTTCTGAAATCTCCTGGAATTTCGTTGACAAAGTTGAAGATGTCGTAAAAGAAGGCGATACGGTCTCAGCATTGATAGTTTCCGTAGACAGGGAGAACCGCAGAATGAGGCTCAGCCTTAAAAAAGCCACTGAAGATCCCTGGAAAAAAGTTTCTGAGGATTTAAGCGTAGGAGATTATGTTTCCGGAGAAATTGTCCGTACAATAAAATCAGGTGCCATAGTTCTTGTTGATGGCTATGAAATAGAAGCCTTTTTGCCAGTTTCGCAGGTTTCAGATAAAAAAGTGGAAAATATAGATGAGACAGTAGAAGTTGGGCAAAAGCATCAATTCAAAATAATCCGACTTGTTTATGACCCGGAAAATGACACAAGGAACATGGTGGTTTCCATAAGGCAATATTTGAAAGATTTAGAAAAAAAAGAAGCCGAAGAAGCTATGAAGGAATTATCATCTGACGATAATCCTACCCTTTCACTGGGTGACAAGATCAAAGAGCAGTTAAAAAACAGTGAAAACGCACCTTCCGAATAA
- a CDS encoding coiled-coil domain-containing protein yields the protein MKRLTKGLLLGFLMLFAIQAIAAMYEDVSPGHWAYGDIVNLTELGILSGIKVGDKLYYQGENPLNRYQAAVLLGKLLRYIDENYQKIGVETATSIPEGITETLNRLEMAIKDDAGNIIQLSEVLEIVKGLQSRVATLENKRVEESVPLPQTAVQDILNKIRAISENISYVRLDISTLNASSTSLEKELAEVTMRLETADLNILGLKEKLGSLENTVAGQSDSLKTLGETIRVTKNELSALSNEVNTLKMKISSLDENMAGFESFKSFITGDLDNLISKVEVLEGNLATLATKEYVDSEIQKNTENVKAYVDSKFVGIATKDELNEIKLNLADLITRSDLSSALKLYVGIDELTKAKESLSASDTELLGEISKTKSEMNARYDELSKSINILGNRIDSFGTIREDVSGLQINFAKVSADLNNLSNDFETLKARYESFELSSDERLGTLESRTEEIGAALNELEGNLMDKLGENFSYFENLMIDVTNLQDKVGAIETALYDVKTVVENDHDTLTKTASDTEALSAEVTNIKSKVSDLEAEVLNVPTKESVNRANDNAVTAIYVGAVGIILGIVGVVLYFVKP from the coding sequence ATGAAAAGGCTTACGAAAGGACTTTTGCTGGGATTCTTGATGCTCTTTGCTATTCAAGCTATTGCTGCAATGTATGAAGACGTTTCACCAGGTCATTGGGCTTATGGAGACATAGTTAATTTGACTGAGCTTGGAATTTTAAGCGGTATCAAGGTTGGTGACAAGCTGTATTACCAAGGAGAAAATCCTTTGAACAGATATCAGGCCGCTGTTCTATTGGGAAAGCTATTGAGATATATCGACGAGAATTATCAGAAAATAGGCGTGGAAACCGCCACAAGTATACCTGAGGGGATTACCGAAACTCTTAACAGGCTTGAGATGGCTATAAAAGATGATGCAGGAAACATCATCCAGTTGAGTGAAGTCCTCGAAATCGTTAAAGGGCTTCAATCAAGAGTCGCAACCCTTGAAAATAAGAGAGTAGAAGAAAGTGTACCCCTTCCCCAAACGGCTGTGCAGGATATTTTAAACAAGATCAGGGCAATTTCTGAAAATATCTCTTATGTAAGGCTGGATATCAGCACCTTGAACGCGAGTTCGACTTCTTTGGAAAAAGAGCTAGCGGAAGTCACAATGAGATTGGAAACTGCCGACTTGAATATACTTGGCTTAAAGGAAAAACTCGGTTCTCTTGAAAACACCGTCGCCGGGCAGAGCGATTCATTGAAAACACTTGGTGAAACCATCAGGGTAACAAAGAATGAATTGAGCGCTTTATCAAACGAAGTCAATACATTGAAAATGAAGATTTCCTCCTTAGATGAAAATATGGCTGGCTTTGAGAGCTTTAAATCATTTATAACAGGCGATCTCGACAATCTTATCTCTAAGGTTGAAGTACTTGAAGGAAATCTTGCAACACTCGCAACAAAAGAATATGTTGACAGCGAAATTCAAAAAAATACCGAAAATGTGAAAGCCTACGTTGATAGCAAGTTTGTAGGAATTGCGACAAAAGATGAACTCAATGAAATCAAGTTAAACCTTGCCGATTTGATAACAAGATCAGATTTGAGCAGCGCATTGAAGCTGTATGTGGGTATTGATGAATTGACAAAGGCCAAGGAATCGCTGAGTGCATCAGATACAGAGCTCCTTGGTGAAATAAGCAAAACAAAGAGCGAAATGAATGCCAGGTACGATGAACTCTCAAAGAGCATAAATATTCTTGGAAACAGGATAGATTCTTTTGGAACCATAAGAGAGGACGTTTCAGGCTTGCAGATTAACTTTGCAAAGGTATCAGCAGATCTTAACAACTTAAGCAACGATTTTGAAACTTTGAAAGCTAGATATGAATCTTTTGAACTCTCAAGTGACGAACGACTTGGAACCCTGGAATCCAGAACAGAAGAAATCGGAGCAGCTCTCAATGAGCTCGAAGGCAATCTGATGGATAAGCTGGGTGAAAACTTCAGCTACTTTGAAAATCTCATGATCGACGTAACAAACCTTCAGGATAAAGTTGGGGCAATTGAAACAGCCCTTTATGATGTTAAGACCGTTGTTGAAAATGACCATGATACCCTTACGAAAACCGCCAGTGATACCGAGGCTTTAAGCGCTGAAGTTACAAATATCAAATCTAAAGTCAGCGACCTTGAGGCTGAAGTCCTCAATGTTCCAACAAAGGAAAGCGTAAATCGCGCTAATGATAACGCAGTTACGGCTATTTATGTTGGAGCTGTGGGTATCATTCTCGGCATTGTGGGAGTTGTCCTGTATTTTGTAAAACCGTAA
- the aspS gene encoding aspartate--tRNA ligase, which produces MEKRTHNCGELRKEDAGKEVILNGWVDRIRDLGGIKFILLRDRYGFTQVVFDPEMKDLYQKALTLSPEYVVSVKGKVSKRPKDAVNPQMPTGEIEVHAMSLTILSESETPPIYINIDDEASEELRLKYRYLDLRRPKMQKNLILRHEIAQNIRGYLNSLNFLEIETPVLTKSTPEGARDFLVPSRIKPGKFYALPQSPQLFKQLLMVAGMDRYYQIVKCYRDEDFRADRQPEFTQIDLEMSFVDEEDIFKVTEGMLNKSIKEAIGTELPFEYDRMTYDEAIDTYGSDRPDRRYGMEFHDITEIFLTTNFRVISSAIKSGGVVKAFKATGLAGRFSRKAIDQYVEFAKSQDLGGLIWIKVEDGIKSSILKFCPNEVISTVNHLSAENGDLILMAVGESISTSKALGKIREKIISEELTEAEGIDILWITEFPMFSFNEEENRIEAEHHPFTMPDLEDMSQYKESDPLRIKSKAYDLVINGFEIGSGSVRIHRRDIQNEVFQLIGLSKEEAEAKFGFLLEAFKYGPPPHAGIALGLDRLVAILAGANSIRDVIAFPKTASGSDIMTGAPSEVSQQQLKELKLSLIKGEKEEK; this is translated from the coding sequence TTGGAAAAAAGAACACATAATTGTGGCGAACTCAGAAAAGAAGATGCTGGAAAAGAAGTGATATTGAACGGTTGGGTCGATCGTATAAGGGATCTTGGAGGCATTAAGTTCATCCTGCTCCGTGACAGGTATGGTTTTACTCAAGTAGTTTTTGATCCGGAAATGAAAGACCTATATCAGAAAGCCCTTACCCTATCTCCTGAATATGTGGTTTCAGTAAAAGGAAAAGTTTCAAAAAGGCCAAAAGATGCAGTTAATCCACAAATGCCCACCGGTGAGATTGAAGTTCATGCCATGTCTCTCACCATACTTTCAGAATCTGAAACACCACCGATATACATTAATATAGATGATGAAGCTTCTGAGGAACTTCGATTGAAGTACAGATACCTCGACCTACGAAGACCAAAAATGCAAAAAAATCTGATTTTACGACACGAGATCGCGCAAAATATACGCGGGTATTTAAACAGCCTGAATTTCCTTGAAATTGAAACGCCTGTCCTTACCAAATCCACTCCGGAAGGGGCTCGTGATTTTCTTGTGCCTTCAAGGATTAAGCCGGGAAAATTTTATGCGCTTCCCCAATCGCCCCAGCTTTTCAAGCAACTGCTCATGGTTGCAGGAATGGACAGGTATTACCAGATAGTTAAATGTTACCGTGATGAGGATTTCAGAGCTGATCGACAACCTGAGTTCACCCAAATTGACCTGGAGATGTCCTTTGTTGACGAGGAAGACATTTTCAAAGTTACAGAAGGAATGCTAAACAAATCTATAAAAGAGGCTATCGGAACAGAATTACCCTTTGAATATGACCGGATGACGTATGATGAAGCCATAGATACCTACGGAAGCGACAGACCAGATAGAAGATACGGCATGGAATTTCATGACATTACAGAAATCTTTTTGACAACGAATTTCAGGGTTATCTCCAGCGCCATTAAGTCCGGAGGCGTTGTAAAGGCTTTCAAAGCAACGGGCCTTGCAGGGCGTTTTAGCAGAAAAGCAATTGACCAATATGTAGAATTCGCTAAATCACAGGACCTTGGTGGCCTTATATGGATAAAGGTTGAAGACGGTATTAAGTCATCAATCCTTAAATTCTGCCCGAATGAAGTAATATCAACCGTCAATCACCTCTCTGCTGAAAATGGGGACCTTATATTAATGGCCGTTGGGGAAAGCATCTCAACATCAAAAGCCCTTGGGAAGATAAGGGAGAAGATCATCTCGGAAGAACTTACCGAAGCTGAAGGCATTGATATTCTCTGGATAACTGAATTCCCGATGTTTTCCTTCAATGAAGAAGAGAACAGGATAGAAGCCGAACACCACCCCTTTACCATGCCGGATCTTGAAGATATGTCTCAGTATAAAGAGAGCGACCCGCTAAGAATAAAATCAAAAGCTTACGACCTTGTGATAAATGGTTTTGAAATTGGAAGCGGCAGTGTGAGAATTCACCGGCGAGATATCCAGAATGAAGTATTCCAGCTAATAGGCCTTTCGAAGGAAGAAGCAGAGGCAAAATTTGGATTCCTTCTTGAAGCCTTTAAGTATGGTCCACCACCGCATGCCGGAATTGCGCTGGGATTGGACCGTCTGGTGGCGATTTTAGCCGGTGCAAATTCCATAAGGGATGTGATTGCTTTTCCGAAAACGGCAAGCGGCTCAGATATAATGACAGGTGCACCTTCCGAGGTGTCGCAACAACAGTTGAAGGAGTTAAAACTATCCCTTATAAAAGGAGAAAAAGAGGAAAAATGA